Genomic DNA from Thermus amyloliquefaciens:
CCAACCCGGTAGAGAAGATCGTTCTGCCAGGCCTTGAGGGCCAGGTGTTCGGGAAGCTTGGGCAACACCTCCTCCAAAACCGCCGCCACCGCCCCCACCAGGTTGATGGCTGGGGTCCAGGCGCTCTCCCCTTCCCGCTGGGCCTTAAGCTCCCGGACGAGGTTCAGGTAGTAGCCCCGGGGCCTCAGGCGCTCCAAGGCCCTGGGGCCCAGGGCCACAACCCCCAGGCCGGGAGGGCACATGAGGCCCTTCTGGCTACCCGAAACGGCCGCGTCCACCCCCCAGGCCTCGAGGGCCACCTCCCGCACCAACAAGCTGGTCACCATGTCGGCGCCCACCAGACCCTCGGGGTTGGCCTCCCTAAAGGCCTTGGCCAGGGCGGGCAGGTCCACCAGGGCCCCGGTGGAGGTTTCCGAGTGGACCAAAAGAAGCCCCCGGTAGCCCGGCCTGGCCACCCCTTCCGGGCCGGGAACCTCCCCGTAAGGAAGGAGGAGGCGATCCACCTGAAGCCCGGCGCTTTCGGCGATCTCGGCGAAGCGCTCGGAAAACTTCCCGTAAACCGGGACCAAAACCCTTTCCCCAGGCGCAAAGAGGTTGAGGACCAAGGCCTCCATGGCCAGGGTGCCGCTTCCCGTGAGGAGGAGGACCTCCCCTTGCGTCTGGAAGGCCTGCTGGAGGAGGGTCCTGGCCCTGAGGAAGAGTTCCCGGGCCGGCTCCGTACGGTGGTGGAGCTGGGGACGGGAAAGGGCTTCCAGGGCCTTGGGGTGAAGCCGGACGGGTCCAGGGGTAAGGAGCCACTCCATGGGAAAAGTTTAGCGGACCACTCCCCCCACCAGGCGCTGGACCACCCGCCCTGCAAGGAGCAAAAGCCCATGGAGAATAGCCCCCGGCCTCGGGGGGTCCCCGGGCACGTAGACATCCACGGGCAGCACCTTATCCACGCCCCCCAGCACCTCCCGGCTCTCCGCAAAAACCCCGCCGGCTATGGCCTCGTTACCTACGGCCACCACCCCTTTGGGCTCCGGCATGGCCTGGTAGGTGCGTTCCAGGGCCTTGGCCATGTTCCGGCTCACGGGACCGGTGACCAGAAGGACATCGCCATGGCGCGGTGAGGCCACCACCTGGAAGCCAAAGCGGCCCATATCGTTAAAGGGATTTCCCAAAAGGGCGATCTCGGAATCGGTTAGGCCCGTGTCCCCGGCGCTCACCTCGCGGAAGGCCAAGGTGGGGAGGGCCAGCTCGGGACGGGGTGGGGGCGGGGGACCGGGGTCCAGGAAGACCCCCCGTTCCAGGTCCACCCGCTGGATTAGGTCCTCCCTTCGGGTCACGGCCACCTCCAGGGTCTTCATCTCCCCCACGGCCTCCGGGTACCCAAGGGCGCACCTCCCACACCCCACGCAGCGGGCCAGGTCCAGACCAAAAACCCCTTCTTCTTCAAAGAAGGCCCCGCTGGGGCAGACCTTCACCAGGCCCTCCCGGGCTTCCTGGGAAAGCCCCTGGGGTTTCAAAAGAGGATACCCAAAGGCATGCGGGGGCACCTGGAGGATCTCCTCAAGGGCCCGGGCCAAAACCCCCATCCTGAACGTGCGCAAAATCATCCTACCCCCTAAAGATCGTTCCCCGCATAGGAGAGGTCAAAGGACTTGTTGCAAAGAGGGAAGTCGGGCAGGCCTTCCCCCCGCACCGCCAGCTCCAGGGCCCGCCAGTTCTTGAAACTGGGGTCCACCCCCTCCGCCTGGACCACCCTGCCCCCCTCCAGCCGGACGAACCAAAACACCTCCCCCCGGCCCGCCTCCACCCGGGCCATACCCTCCCCGTCCCCGGCTTCCACCTCCACCGCCAGAGGCCCTTCGGGGCGTTGCCGCAGAAAGCGCTGGGCAAGCTCCAAGGCCTGCAGGGCCTCCTCCGCG
This window encodes:
- a CDS encoding NADH dehydrogenase, which gives rise to MILRTFRMGVLARALEEILQVPPHAFGYPLLKPQGLSQEAREGLVKVCPSGAFFEEEGVFGLDLARCVGCGRCALGYPEAVGEMKTLEVAVTRREDLIQRVDLERGVFLDPGPPPPPRPELALPTLAFREVSAGDTGLTDSEIALLGNPFNDMGRFGFQVVASPRHGDVLLVTGPVSRNMAKALERTYQAMPEPKGVVAVGNEAIAGGVFAESREVLGGVDKVLPVDVYVPGDPPRPGAILHGLLLLAGRVVQRLVGGVVR
- a CDS encoding pyridoxal-phosphate-dependent aminotransferase family protein, producing MEWLLTPGPVRLHPKALEALSRPQLHHRTEPARELFLRARTLLQQAFQTQGEVLLLTGSGTLAMEALVLNLFAPGERVLVPVYGKFSERFAEIAESAGLQVDRLLLPYGEVPGPEGVARPGYRGLLLVHSETSTGALVDLPALAKAFREANPEGLVGADMVTSLLVREVALEAWGVDAAVSGSQKGLMCPPGLGVVALGPRALERLRPRGYYLNLVRELKAQREGESAWTPAINLVGAVAAVLEEVLPKLPEHLALKAWQNDLLYRVGAELGLRPVPRVPSPAVAAFYLPQGVPYRAVKEAFARRQAVIAGGQGPLRGSIFRLSLMGHYDRYEALGVAALFREALADILPAS